A genomic window from Algoriphagus sp. Y33 includes:
- a CDS encoding DNA cytosine methyltransferase has protein sequence MYDTREKIRFIDLFCGIGGFRIAFEEACKETDLNAECVFSSDIDKFCQDSYEANFGERPYGDITKVNEKDIPDHDILFAGFPCQPFSIIGQMKGLSDTRGTLFFDIARIIKEKEPKAFILENVKQLVGHDQGNTLKVILKTLKELGYHVQYSVLNALDYGLPQKRERIVIVGHKESIMFTYPDPIRPYKPLTEILEKGVDEKHYASQYIREKREESHKSSFYPSIWHENKSGNICSYPFSCALRAGASYNYLLVNGERRLTPREMFRLQGFPDWYKIVVSDGQARRQAGNAVPVNMIKAVVQKLLPYVANSLDQSAVLREYDLKYNPS, from the coding sequence ATGTACGATACTAGAGAAAAAATCCGGTTTATTGACCTTTTTTGCGGAATAGGAGGCTTCAGGATAGCGTTTGAAGAAGCTTGTAAAGAAACTGACCTAAATGCCGAGTGTGTCTTTTCCTCTGATATTGACAAGTTCTGTCAGGATTCTTACGAAGCGAATTTTGGAGAGCGTCCTTATGGAGATATCACCAAAGTAAATGAAAAGGACATACCTGATCACGATATTCTATTTGCCGGATTTCCTTGTCAGCCGTTCAGCATAATTGGCCAGATGAAGGGGTTGAGTGATACCCGAGGCACTTTATTTTTTGATATTGCCAGAATTATCAAGGAAAAGGAGCCTAAGGCCTTCATTCTTGAAAACGTCAAGCAGCTAGTAGGACATGACCAAGGGAATACGTTAAAGGTGATTTTAAAGACCCTGAAAGAGCTTGGTTATCATGTGCAGTATAGTGTTCTTAATGCACTCGACTATGGTCTTCCCCAGAAAAGGGAAAGAATAGTAATAGTAGGCCATAAGGAATCAATTATGTTTACTTACCCTGACCCCATCCGGCCTTATAAGCCTCTGACTGAAATTCTGGAAAAGGGAGTAGATGAAAAGCATTATGCTTCTCAATACATCCGAGAAAAAAGAGAGGAAAGTCACAAATCTTCATTCTACCCCTCAATTTGGCATGAAAACAAATCAGGGAATATTTGTTCTTATCCGTTTTCATGTGCGCTAAGAGCAGGAGCGTCATATAACTACCTTCTCGTGAATGGGGAAAGAAGGTTGACACCTCGTGAAATGTTTAGATTACAGGGTTTTCCTGATTGGTATAAAATCGTGGTAAGTGACGGACAAGCCAGGAGACAAGCCGGAAATGCAGTTCCGGTGAATATGATAAAAGCAGTCGTGCAAAAGCTTCTTCCTTACGTTGCCAATTCGCTGGATCAATCTGCCGTTTTAAGAGAATATGATTTAAAATATAATCCTAGTTAA
- a CDS encoding nucleotidyltransferase domain-containing protein codes for MKITTTSNEIIDIINKLSTDIQGIYLFGSYSIDNQSINSDIDILVKTNSAIMEKEQLLCKLIPGYIDLFFFKEDLSIINPISRFQIKEDSESALWNRLKPIQLWNNIIYKTAINRTFKISDLSKVKLTGP; via the coding sequence ATGAAAATCACAACAACAAGTAATGAAATCATTGATATAATTAATAAATTATCCACAGACATTCAAGGCATATATTTATTTGGGTCATACTCAATAGATAATCAATCGATCAATTCTGATATTGACATATTGGTTAAAACCAATAGTGCCATTATGGAAAAAGAGCAACTGCTTTGCAAATTAATACCGGGTTATATTGATTTATTCTTTTTTAAAGAAGACTTGTCAATAATAAATCCTATATCAAGATTCCAAATAAAAGAAGATTCAGAATCTGCTTTATGGAATAGGTTAAAACCTATTCAATTGTGGAACAATATAATTTATAAAACAGCGATAAACAGAACTTTCAAAATATCGGATCTATCAAAAGTTAAATTAACTGGACCTTAG
- a CDS encoding NUDIX hydrolase: protein MKEHLEGVRCVIYKNEKYLLAQHSKPLPENYGKWSLLGGLIQPEDASLEAALLREIYEETKTELIDLIFIGDRIYRNRRYRIFAAKPKNDITWYDTNEISQIKWFTFTEILKLRDDNLLHTGFEFNCVSELITRREYMRKDSAALDPLHQVQRYSRLQETYSNLIQLITNEAIITLNRTNNFLLFSSVFFAGYGLLFQQNAKSELAQVSIILSVLSVIGIAMCFLHSVSIARSKEVANFWRSSIGLIEDDIDFWHPIKSRFDNDLDIFKARKRYLDGIETRQHLSPLRNRNSPLPKIAKWLLTAMPSSDKIFIFWIPGFMLVLWVLCLALGLRQLVSTSPSTSLTSPIPAIVLDQKETDNMSELKELKATVAFFKSSNGMSQLLTL from the coding sequence ATGAAAGAGCATTTAGAAGGCGTTAGATGCGTAATCTACAAAAATGAAAAGTATTTACTTGCGCAACATAGTAAACCGTTGCCAGAAAACTACGGGAAATGGTCTCTCCTAGGTGGCTTAATTCAACCTGAAGATGCTTCTTTAGAAGCCGCATTGCTACGTGAAATTTATGAAGAGACTAAGACAGAGCTAATTGATTTAATTTTCATAGGAGACAGAATTTACAGGAATAGGCGGTATCGCATATTCGCAGCAAAACCCAAGAATGATATAACTTGGTATGATACAAACGAAATCTCGCAGATTAAGTGGTTTACATTTACGGAAATTTTAAAGCTTAGGGATGATAATCTTTTGCACACAGGATTTGAATTTAATTGTGTTAGTGAGCTTATAACACGACGAGAATACATGAGGAAAGACTCTGCAGCGCTTGACCCTCTACATCAGGTCCAAAGGTATTCTCGCCTGCAAGAAACATATAGTAATCTCATCCAATTAATAACTAACGAAGCTATAATTACTCTTAATAGAACAAATAATTTTCTATTATTTAGTAGTGTCTTTTTTGCAGGATACGGCCTATTATTTCAACAAAATGCCAAGAGTGAGCTTGCTCAGGTAAGCATAATCCTAAGTGTATTATCTGTAATTGGCATAGCCATGTGTTTTCTCCACTCAGTATCTATTGCAAGGTCAAAAGAGGTAGCCAATTTCTGGAGAAGTAGCATTGGACTTATTGAGGACGACATCGATTTTTGGCATCCGATAAAATCAAGATTTGATAACGACCTTGATATTTTTAAAGCTCGGAAACGTTATCTTGACGGCATAGAGACAAGGCAGCACCTTTCCCCATTGAGAAATAGAAACAGTCCTCTCCCAAAAATTGCTAAATGGCTTCTCACCGCTATGCCTAGTTCTGATAAGATATTTATTTTCTGGATACCAGGATTTATGCTAGTTCTGTGGGTGTTGTGTTTGGCTCTTGGTCTTCGACAATTAGTATCCACCTCTCCAAGTACATCTTTAACCAGTCCTATACCAGCTATAGTTTTGGATCAAAAAGAAACTGATAATATGAGCGAATTAAAAGAATTAAAAGCGACCGTAGCTTTCTTCAAATCCAGTAATGGTATGAGCCAACTTCTTACTCTTTAG
- a CDS encoding ATP-binding protein codes for MNENTIDSLREALRHSPDNTPLRLLLAETLLTLNRLEEAETEYSALLKISSDNKAKIGLATVFFKKGSYSACNVVLEEVIEKGTNEIGVFTLYAKGLLKENSIEKAIEAYRKALAIDPKYFDEELDNQLRQRGSNEFAETEEEVDDRFLQKPNINFNNVGGMDLVKKEIELKIIKPLLHPELYKAYGKKVGGGILLYGPPGCGKTFIAKATAGQVNAKFISVGLNDILDMWIGNSEKNLHEIFELARNNTPCVLFIDEIDALGASRSDMKQSSGRHLINQFLQELDGIDNTNEGVLIIGATNTPWNLDPAFRRPGRFDRIVFVPPPDVTSRESILRLKLNNKPTGTIDLKTISKKAENYSGADIDAIIDIAIELKLESSFSDGIPKPLETSDLLSALKKHKASTQEWFSTAKNFAMFANDSGLYDDILTYLKIKK; via the coding sequence ATGAACGAGAATACAATAGACAGTTTACGTGAGGCCTTAAGACATTCGCCCGACAACACACCTTTACGACTTTTACTGGCAGAGACACTTTTGACATTGAACAGACTAGAAGAAGCCGAAACAGAGTATTCTGCACTTCTCAAAATATCTAGTGACAACAAAGCTAAAATTGGACTTGCAACAGTGTTTTTTAAAAAGGGTAGCTATTCAGCATGTAATGTTGTTTTGGAGGAAGTGATTGAAAAAGGAACAAATGAAATAGGTGTTTTTACCCTATATGCAAAGGGACTTTTGAAGGAAAATTCAATCGAAAAAGCTATTGAAGCATACAGAAAAGCATTAGCTATAGACCCAAAATATTTTGACGAAGAACTTGACAACCAATTACGACAAAGAGGAAGTAATGAGTTTGCAGAAACAGAAGAAGAAGTTGATGACCGCTTTTTACAAAAACCAAATATCAATTTCAACAATGTTGGTGGTATGGATTTGGTTAAAAAAGAGATAGAACTAAAAATTATTAAACCGCTACTTCACCCTGAGCTTTATAAAGCATATGGCAAGAAAGTGGGTGGCGGTATTTTGCTTTATGGACCACCGGGATGTGGTAAAACATTTATTGCCAAAGCAACAGCGGGTCAAGTAAACGCAAAATTTATAAGTGTTGGTTTAAATGACATTTTAGATATGTGGATTGGCAACAGCGAAAAAAATCTGCATGAAATTTTTGAATTAGCAAGAAACAACACGCCTTGTGTTTTATTCATTGATGAAATTGATGCTTTGGGTGCAAGTAGAAGCGACATGAAACAATCAAGCGGAAGACACTTAATAAATCAATTTTTGCAAGAACTTGATGGAATTGACAACACAAATGAAGGCGTGTTAATAATTGGTGCTACAAACACACCCTGGAATTTAGACCCAGCTTTCAGGCGACCTGGAAGGTTTGATAGAATTGTGTTTGTTCCACCACCTGACGTAACGAGCAGAGAGTCAATTTTAAGATTAAAACTGAACAACAAACCGACTGGAACAATTGATTTGAAGACCATTTCTAAAAAAGCAGAGAATTATTCGGGTGCAGACATTGACGCAATTATTGACATAGCAATTGAACTAAAACTTGAATCTTCATTTAGCGATGGTATTCCCAAACCACTTGAAACAAGCGACTTGTTAAGTGCTTTGAAAAAGCATAAAGCAAGCACACAAGAATGGTTTTCGACAGCCAAAAATTTTGCAATGTTTGCAAATGATTCAGGGCTTTATGACGATATTTTAACCTATTTGAAAATAAAGAAATAA
- a CDS encoding ORF6N domain-containing protein codes for MSKKTTITLKQIENRIFGIRGAQVMIDRDLAEMYEVEVKRLNEQVKRNIHRFPESFRFQLTNTEKNELVANCDRFEMLKHSSSNPYAFTEQGVAMLSAVLRSDTAIKVSIQIMSAFVEMRKLIANHSGLLQRMEGIERKQLETDNKFEQVFKALESKNTIPRQGVFFDGQVFDAYELVSRIIRSAVRSITLIDNYLDESTLVHLSKKSASVKVLLYSKNISKQMGLDVRRADEQYGYFEIKPFAKSHDRFLIIDSTEVYHLGASLKDLGKKWFAFTRLDKSSVESILTALENG; via the coding sequence ATGAGTAAGAAAACAACCATAACCTTAAAACAAATTGAAAACCGGATATTCGGCATTCGTGGCGCACAGGTAATGATTGACCGTGATTTGGCGGAAATGTATGAGGTTGAAGTAAAGCGATTGAATGAGCAAGTGAAAAGAAACATTCACCGGTTTCCGGAATCCTTTCGTTTTCAGTTGACTAACACCGAGAAAAATGAACTTGTCGCAAATTGCGACCGGTTTGAAATGCTAAAACATTCTTCCAGCAACCCATACGCATTTACAGAACAAGGAGTGGCGATGCTTTCAGCTGTTTTGCGGAGTGATACCGCCATAAAAGTAAGCATACAAATTATGAGTGCTTTTGTGGAGATGCGTAAACTCATAGCCAACCATAGTGGCTTATTGCAGCGAATGGAAGGTATTGAGCGCAAGCAACTGGAAACCGACAATAAGTTTGAGCAGGTATTTAAAGCACTGGAGAGCAAAAATACTATTCCCCGCCAGGGAGTGTTTTTTGATGGTCAAGTGTTTGATGCCTACGAATTAGTCTCCAGAATCATTCGTTCTGCTGTGCGAAGTATTACACTGATCGACAATTATTTGGATGAGTCCACCTTAGTGCATTTGAGCAAAAAGTCAGCATCGGTAAAAGTCCTTTTGTACTCCAAAAATATCTCGAAGCAGATGGGGTTGGATGTAAGGAGAGCAGATGAGCAATACGGCTATTTTGAAATAAAACCCTTTGCCAAAAGCCATGACCGCTTTTTAATTATTGATAGTACCGAAGTATATCATTTGGGAGCTTCTCTAAAGGATTTGGGTAAAAAATGGTTTGCCTTTACCAGACTGGACAAAAGCTCAGTAGAAAGTATTTTAACGGCTTTGGAGAATGGGTAA
- a CDS encoding restriction endonuclease: MSYDYSSLHEIDESTEYTRSYDTRYIAEIKHLGLGTYRVLKDLDSYILDKKIEAQFFKWDEQWNKVELRNKANSEKENNLSTAEEKSLEAKTLQDAVSNLLHHTLDIDDTVDWESLKDFRKFKIPNPINGLTSELKKHKEPTPPVFREKSAQPQSSYFSPKLSFIDKVIPSFRKKKEDKANQEFEMALESWKKSVQETEAYNVSLQSEFERKLLAVEDGKDKVRSHFKELEKEWLLQQEEHYANQKEHNDNIDILKGRYFSCDPRSVIEYCEMVLNNSEYPDSFPKDFDIDYNPETRILLVEYVLPSPSQIPTLLDVKYIATRKELKESHLSEAQVARIYDESIYKITLRTIHELFEADQADALDAIIFNGWVEAINKATGKLVNNCIVSIQAGKPEFMEINLAHVDPKTCFKNLKGIGSSKLSGIVAVQPIAQINKEDKRFVSSYDVADRINEGNNLASMDWEDFEHLLREIFGKEFNSNGGEVKVTQASRDGGVDAIAFDPDPIRGGKIVIQAKRYTNTVGVAAVRDLYGTVLNEGATKGILVTTADYGPDAYEFASNKPITLMNGSNLLYLLEKHGHKARIDLAEAKRIQKGLN, encoded by the coding sequence ATGAGTTACGATTATTCAAGTCTTCACGAAATTGACGAGTCTACAGAGTATACAAGAAGCTATGATACTAGATACATAGCAGAGATTAAGCATTTAGGCTTGGGGACATACAGGGTTTTAAAGGATCTTGATAGTTACATCCTGGACAAAAAGATTGAAGCTCAATTTTTTAAGTGGGATGAACAGTGGAATAAAGTAGAGCTCAGAAATAAAGCAAATTCCGAAAAGGAAAATAATTTAAGTACAGCTGAGGAAAAAAGTTTAGAGGCTAAAACGCTGCAAGATGCTGTCTCAAACCTTCTTCATCATACACTGGATATTGATGATACTGTAGACTGGGAGAGTTTGAAGGATTTCAGAAAATTCAAAATACCTAATCCCATAAATGGATTAACCAGTGAATTGAAAAAGCATAAGGAACCAACCCCTCCCGTTTTTAGAGAAAAAAGTGCTCAGCCGCAAAGTTCTTATTTTAGTCCAAAGTTATCCTTCATTGATAAAGTCATTCCGTCATTTAGAAAAAAGAAGGAAGATAAAGCAAATCAGGAATTTGAAATGGCGTTGGAATCATGGAAGAAAAGCGTACAGGAGACGGAAGCTTATAATGTTTCCTTGCAATCCGAATTCGAAAGAAAACTTTTAGCTGTTGAAGATGGAAAAGACAAGGTAAGGTCTCATTTCAAAGAATTGGAAAAAGAATGGCTATTGCAGCAAGAGGAGCATTATGCTAATCAAAAAGAGCATAATGATAATATAGACATTTTAAAAGGAAGGTATTTCTCTTGTGATCCAAGGTCAGTTATTGAGTATTGTGAAATGGTACTGAATAACTCAGAATATCCAGATAGTTTTCCGAAGGATTTTGACATTGACTACAACCCCGAAACAAGAATCCTGTTGGTAGAATATGTTTTACCGTCGCCATCTCAAATTCCAACTTTGCTAGATGTCAAATACATAGCTACCAGAAAGGAGCTAAAGGAATCTCATTTGTCAGAGGCACAAGTTGCACGAATTTATGACGAGTCGATTTACAAAATTACCTTGAGGACAATACATGAGCTTTTTGAAGCGGATCAGGCCGATGCTTTGGATGCGATAATATTTAATGGTTGGGTTGAAGCAATCAATAAAGCCACAGGGAAATTAGTGAATAACTGTATAGTTTCCATTCAAGCTGGGAAACCAGAGTTTATGGAGATAAATCTTGCACATGTAGATCCCAAAACTTGCTTTAAAAATCTAAAAGGAATAGGAAGCAGTAAATTAAGTGGTATAGTAGCAGTTCAACCCATCGCTCAGATCAATAAAGAAGATAAGAGGTTTGTTTCTTCATATGATGTTGCAGACAGGATTAATGAAGGAAATAATTTGGCTTCCATGGATTGGGAAGATTTTGAACACCTTCTACGGGAAATATTTGGGAAAGAATTCAATTCAAATGGGGGAGAGGTAAAGGTAACTCAAGCAAGTCGAGATGGTGGAGTTGATGCTATTGCTTTTGATCCTGATCCCATAAGAGGTGGTAAAATTGTAATCCAAGCTAAAAGGTACACCAATACAGTGGGGGTGGCAGCAGTGAGGGATTTATACGGGACTGTACTGAATGAAGGGGCTACTAAAGGTATTTTGGTTACCACAGCCGATTATGGGCCGGACGCTTATGAATTTGCTTCTAATAAACCAATTACTCTAATGAATGGATCAAACTTACTTTACTTACTTGAAAAACATGGGCACAAAGCAAGGATTGATTTAGCTGAAGCAAAAAGGATTCAGAAGGGGCTTAATTAA
- a CDS encoding thioredoxin family protein, whose protein sequence is MKKLILICLLGYLCVPTSTLPAQVADSPGADFLHRSGLPAVKQVPDELPLDTVVGPIVSPEQGDTHRGGVTRSDTLPENSGLVDHSGQGQEGVSSSAEVGEAAPVVIYGEVRSPLDQDQVTVTLWGHYLDQQEDKGLGEDSDIELSPGVFYHGSLGKKTFDFISSPISETAYLSLSIGSAVILDRFLIQPGDSLRLLVDQIGAKVEFAGPAGPKFRIQQDLVLAQNEFKSSLPPILFTKSKESYLQRGTNASSYERAHTRSNSILPLLEILERSDRSIAYLGKVMELEAKAHPGWGILTANRDVFQPDFYRILEAELLGKIGLLKVGAFNAVYSSSPRMDSLYRAGIMSLTIPEELNANHFASPSFLDFIFEYCTARSVVEKISVFDLYRTFPSQFTDRLMAKYIVKYHKLIPDPEPKFREVLQSVKDPWVYNLVAELYSSFNVGAPFPDVELLTAEGTTLNTADLKGKFLLFDYWISGCGACAGLYQNFLAEVEDYFQGNGKVRIVTINTDRNRKSWTDALQTGKYTSAENINLWTGGKKHELLSHYNILAFPTMMLVDPDGNLNQAGNFPKTAAGMIELLEGKLQGHLTSEQ, encoded by the coding sequence ATGAAAAAATTAATACTCATCTGCTTACTGGGATACCTATGCGTACCCACAAGCACACTCCCAGCACAAGTTGCTGATTCACCCGGGGCGGATTTTCTTCATAGGTCGGGCTTGCCTGCCGTAAAGCAGGTGCCTGATGAATTACCACTCGACACAGTGGTAGGCCCCATCGTCTCCCCTGAACAAGGAGACACCCATCGGGGCGGGGTCACCCGCTCCGATACTTTGCCGGAGAATAGTGGTTTGGTTGATCACTCCGGGCAAGGGCAGGAGGGCGTGAGCTCTTCTGCTGAGGTGGGGGAGGCTGCTCCGGTGGTTATTTATGGGGAGGTTAGAAGTCCGCTGGATCAAGATCAGGTCACTGTCACCCTCTGGGGGCATTACCTCGATCAGCAGGAAGACAAAGGACTGGGAGAAGACTCCGATATTGAGCTTTCTCCAGGGGTTTTTTATCACGGTTCATTAGGCAAAAAAACCTTTGATTTCATCAGCTCTCCCATTTCAGAAACTGCTTACCTCTCGCTTTCCATAGGTAGTGCAGTTATCCTTGACAGGTTTCTTATCCAGCCGGGAGACAGTCTCCGGCTTCTGGTAGACCAAATCGGTGCTAAAGTTGAATTTGCAGGTCCTGCCGGACCGAAATTTAGAATCCAACAGGATCTTGTACTGGCACAAAATGAATTCAAGAGCAGCCTGCCACCCATATTATTTACCAAAAGCAAAGAATCATACCTCCAAAGGGGCACTAATGCGAGTTCTTATGAAAGGGCTCATACCAGGTCCAACAGCATTCTTCCATTGCTGGAAATCCTGGAGCGATCAGACCGGTCTATTGCTTACTTGGGCAAGGTTATGGAGCTGGAAGCCAAAGCCCATCCAGGGTGGGGGATTCTCACAGCCAATAGGGATGTCTTTCAGCCTGATTTCTACAGGATATTGGAAGCTGAACTGCTCGGCAAAATCGGGCTTTTGAAGGTGGGTGCATTTAACGCCGTTTATTCATCCTCTCCAAGAATGGACTCATTGTATCGTGCAGGAATCATGTCGCTGACTATTCCTGAAGAGCTGAACGCTAACCATTTCGCGTCTCCCAGCTTTCTGGATTTTATATTTGAATATTGTACCGCGCGCTCTGTAGTAGAGAAAATTTCCGTATTCGACCTATATCGCACATTCCCTTCACAGTTTACAGACAGGTTGATGGCAAAGTATATTGTCAAATACCACAAACTTATACCTGACCCCGAGCCAAAGTTCAGAGAAGTATTGCAGAGTGTTAAGGATCCTTGGGTGTATAATTTAGTAGCTGAGCTGTATTCCAGTTTTAATGTGGGGGCGCCTTTTCCTGATGTTGAACTTTTGACAGCGGAGGGGACTACACTGAATACCGCGGACCTAAAAGGTAAATTTCTGCTCTTCGATTATTGGATTTCCGGATGCGGCGCCTGTGCAGGTCTTTATCAGAACTTCCTGGCTGAAGTAGAGGATTACTTTCAGGGCAATGGAAAGGTACGTATCGTTACCATCAATACTGACAGGAACCGGAAAAGCTGGACCGATGCGCTCCAGACAGGAAAATACACCTCAGCGGAGAACATCAATCTCTGGACAGGAGGAAAGAAACATGAGCTGCTTTCACATTATAATATATTGGCTTTTCCTACCATGATGCTTGTCGATCCTGATGGTAACCTGAATCAGGCAGGAAACTTCCCAAAGACAGCAGCCGGGATGATAGAGCTTCTTGAAGGGAAATTACAGGGCCACTTAACCTCGGAACAATGA
- a CDS encoding lipopolysaccharide assembly protein LapB → MTEESRLSKVEILIQQRKFEGAERILSDLLAEDSNNIHFLSLLAEVNLQQGKFDNANSIIKNAIGLSPDSAYLFYIKSRIAIQQDKLREAEENINQAIELYSYDADYFALLANIKLGRKQFEEALATANKALEIDAENLLALNTRSTALNKLNRSEESFETIEGALREDPNNAYTHANYGWGLLEKGDHKKALQHFKEALTNDPTFEYAQSGMLEALKATNPVYRIFLKYSFFMSNLTAKYQWGVIIGFYLGFRALRTIASNNEVLQPYLIPLIIALALIAFSTWIITPISNLFLRFNKYGQLLLDEKEKMSSNFVAISLGAFIVGLLLYTALTNEKMLTIAVFGFAMMLPLGTMFLPSKNKYGLMIYTIALALVGLIAIGLTFSTGEMFNLMTIVFIFGFVAFQFVANYMVIKEDNQ, encoded by the coding sequence ATGACAGAAGAAAGCAGACTATCAAAAGTTGAAATTCTAATTCAACAGAGAAAATTTGAAGGAGCGGAAAGAATCCTTTCGGATTTACTCGCTGAGGATTCTAATAACATTCACTTCCTGTCATTGTTAGCAGAAGTAAACTTACAACAAGGCAAATTTGATAATGCTAATAGCATAATTAAAAATGCAATCGGGCTATCGCCCGATTCTGCTTATCTATTCTACATTAAATCCCGTATTGCAATTCAGCAAGACAAATTGAGGGAAGCTGAAGAAAACATAAATCAGGCAATAGAGCTCTATTCTTATGATGCTGATTACTTTGCGTTACTGGCAAATATTAAATTGGGACGTAAACAGTTTGAAGAAGCACTCGCAACAGCGAATAAAGCGTTGGAAATTGATGCGGAAAATCTATTGGCATTAAATACAAGAAGCACTGCATTAAACAAACTAAATCGAAGTGAGGAATCATTTGAAACCATTGAGGGTGCATTGCGTGAAGACCCAAACAATGCTTATACTCATGCAAATTATGGTTGGGGTTTACTTGAAAAAGGTGACCATAAAAAAGCATTACAACATTTTAAGGAAGCGCTGACCAATGATCCGACTTTTGAGTATGCACAATCAGGAATGCTTGAAGCACTTAAAGCAACAAACCCTGTTTATCGCATTTTTTTGAAGTATTCATTTTTTATGAGCAACCTTACTGCAAAGTATCAGTGGGGTGTAATTATTGGATTTTATCTCGGTTTTAGAGCATTAAGAACAATTGCCAGTAATAATGAAGTTCTTCAACCTTATTTAATACCACTAATTATTGCTCTGGCTCTCATTGCATTTTCAACATGGATAATAACGCCAATAAGTAATTTGTTTTTGAGGTTTAATAAATACGGTCAATTACTGCTTGACGAAAAGGAAAAAATGAGTTCAAATTTTGTTGCTATAAGTTTGGGAGCATTTATTGTCGGACTGCTTTTATACACTGCTTTAACTAACGAAAAAATGTTAACCATTGCTGTATTTGGCTTTGCTATGATGTTGCCTTTAGGTACAATGTTTTTACCCTCAAAAAATAAATACGGACTAATGATTTATACAATTGCTTTGGCTCTCGTAGGACTTATTGCAATCGGACTGACTTTTTCTACAGGTGAAATGTTTAATCTAATGACCATTGTTTTTATTTTCGGATTTGTAGCATTTCAATTTGTAGCGAACTACATGGTAATCAAGGAGGACAACCAATGA
- a CDS encoding M48 family metallopeptidase, whose protein sequence is MKILSLPSNLKRVSQQWRRLQQVHKLCSERKWLDCISLAKELTSAQENDFFGFYYQGICNTEFKFFDEALSDFESALINLKKNKFPKIMEEYEQETELRIAHVFRLQRKYSIALERLDKLINQYPKYAFAYKSKAGIQIDMDKLQNALETANQGLSEQPNDEGLVNLRNSLVYDLTTNRNG, encoded by the coding sequence ATGAAAATTCTCTCTCTACCATCGAACTTAAAAAGAGTCTCTCAGCAATGGAGACGACTACAGCAAGTACATAAGCTTTGTTCGGAAAGAAAGTGGTTAGACTGTATTTCATTAGCTAAAGAACTGACTTCTGCCCAAGAGAATGACTTCTTTGGATTCTATTATCAAGGAATATGCAACACTGAGTTTAAGTTTTTTGACGAGGCACTTAGCGATTTTGAATCTGCTTTGATTAATCTCAAGAAAAATAAGTTTCCCAAGATTATGGAGGAATATGAACAGGAAACTGAGCTCCGGATTGCGCATGTTTTTCGATTACAACGTAAGTACTCAATTGCACTGGAAAGACTAGACAAATTGATTAATCAATATCCAAAATATGCATTTGCATATAAGTCAAAAGCTGGAATCCAAATTGACATGGACAAACTTCAGAACGCACTAGAAACAGCAAACCAAGGACTTTCAGAACAGCCAAACGATGAAGGACTTGTAAATCTTAGAAATTCATTGGTTTATGATCTAACCACCAATCGGAATGGGTAG